Proteins encoded by one window of Carettochelys insculpta isolate YL-2023 chromosome 10, ASM3395843v1, whole genome shotgun sequence:
- the CHRD gene encoding chordin isoform X3: MAPPLLAWLLPLALCPAPAAAPRPKPLLPIQPERDPLPAKGAAGCSFGGRFYALEDTWHPDLGEPFGVMHCVVCYCEPQRNRRGKPTGKVSCKNIKHDCPALPCSDPVLLPGHCCHTCPKAPPSLPEKRPEPLFDSFGYFQDKEGDLHRSYNDRSYLSSEDLAQDESRTDFVALLTSGGEPWLPLSSAVAKARLTLVRANLLFSINYERLGRPSRIRFSDPEGNVLFEHPVQKSVSLQDGTICGMWRNLHKPSLRLLKAERLHISLVTKSQPAGEIQGQIIRHRALFAETFSAILTSVDPTQMGTGGIAMLTLSDTENNLHFILMAKGLLEPGDKEFPWVSLTVRILHQTRVLREVRANITTQDPDFAEVLSDLSSREMLWLAQGQLKLTAETEGRRRRQISGYITARKSCDTLQSVLCGGDALIPTKTGAVGSAKLALHENGTLGYQVQVVGTASEVLSITLETKPRRRNKRSILFDMTPSYKEGLASGTWQHMSARDAHMLLQSELFLNVATKDFVEGEVRGQIRSLLYSSLLARYTELPVPLAGQLVAPPVRTGSAGHAWVSLDEHCHLHYEIVVGGLGRAEDVAVSAHLHGVAQLGERSHEHTRLLKGFYGTEAQGVVKDLDAELLRHLAQGSAFLQVSTKVNPRGEMRGRVHIPNQCESGGIRLAPGQDDLQEEPKDPEQLKKDPNSCFFEGQHRAHGSRWAPAYDRKCSLCSCQKRTVICDPVLCQPLNCTQQVHLEDRCCPVCEERKEGQEELSVEKARDSSEGCYFDGDKTWRGAGTRWHPVVPPFGLIKCAICTCKGATGEVYCEKVQCPRLSCSNPIRVSPSDCCRQCPAPEKSPPELSDMMQADGPRACRFGRQWYMNNESWHPTVPPFGEMKCITCWCVSGETHCQRQECSPASCSSNAKKESHCCARCRAPEEAQEKFRADASKAWSR, from the exons ATGGCCCCGccgctgctggcctggctgctgccgctCGCCCTCTGCCCCGCGCCGGCCGCCGCCCCCCGGCCCAAGCCGCTGCTGCCCATCCAGCCCGAGAGGGACCCGCTCCCGGCCAAGGGCGCGGCAG GCTGCTCCTTCGGAGGTCGGTTCTATGCCCTGGAGGACACTTGGCACCCGGACCTGGGCGAGCCGTTTGGGGTGATGCACTGTGTGGTCTGCTACTGTGAGCCG CAGAGGAATCGCCGAGGGAAACCAACGGGCAAAGTCAGCTGTAAGAATATTAAGCACGActgtcctgccctgccatgcAGTGATCCTGTCCTGCTGCCGGGACACTGCTGCCACACCTGCCCAAAGG cccctcccagcctcccgGAGAAGAGGCCCGAGCCCCTCTTCGACAGCTTCGGGTATTTCCAGGACAAGGAGGGTGACTTGCACAGGAGTTACAACGACCGTTCCTACCTGAGTTCAGAGGACCTGGCCCAGGATGAGAGCCGCACCG ACTTTGTGGCCTTGCTCACCAGTGGGGGAGAGCCGTGGCTGCCCCTGTCCAGTGCCGTGGCTAAGGCCAGGCTCACCCTCGTGCGCGCCAACCTGCTCTTCTCCATCAACTACGAAAG GCTGGGCCGGCCGAGCCGTATCCGCTTCAGCGACCCCGAGGGCAACGTGCTCTTTGAGCACCCGGTGCAGAAGAGCGTCTCCCTGCAGGATGGCACG atttGCGGCATGTGGCGGAACCTGCACAAGCCCTCCCTCCGGCTGCTGAAGGCCGAGCGGCTCCACATCTCCCTGGTCACCAAGTCCCAGCCTGCTGGCGAGATCCAAGGCCAGATCATCAGGCACCGGGCCCTCTTTGCAG AGACCTTCAGCGCCATCCTGACCTCTGTGGACCCGACCCAGATGGGCACGGGGGGCATCGCCATGCTGACCCTGAGCGACACCGAGAACAACCTGCACTTCATCCTCATGGCCAAGGGGCTGCTGGAGCCGGGGGACAAAG AATTTCCCTGGGTCTCACTCACGGTCCGGATCCTGCACCAGACCCGGGTGCTGCGGGAGGTCCGGGCCAATATCACCACGCAG GACCCCGACTTCGCAGAGGTGCTGAGCGACCTGTCGAGCCGCGAGATGCTGTGGCTCGCGCAGGGGCAGCTGAAGCTCACGGCAGAGACGGAGGGCAGGCGCCGGCGGCAGATCTCCGGCTACATCACTGCCCGGAAGAGCTGTGACA CCCTCCAGAGCGTGCTGTGCGGAGGAGATGCCCTGATCCCAACCAAGACGGGGGCAGTGGGCTCGGCCAAGCTGGCGCTGCACGAGAACGGGACGCTGGGGTACCAG GTCCAGGTCGTGGGGACGGCGAGCGAGGTCCTCAGCATCACCCTGGAGACCAAGCCGCGGAGGAGGAACAAACGCAGCATCCTCTTTGACATGACGCCCAGCTACAAGGAGGGGCTG GCCAGCGGGACCTGGCAGCACATGAGCGCCCGAGACGCCCACATGTTACTGCAGAGCGAGCTCTTCCTCAACGTGGCCACCAAGGACTTTGTGGAGGGGGAGGTGCGGGGGCAGATCCGCTCCCTGCTGTACAGCAGCCTCCTGGCACGATATACAG AGCTGCCCGTCCCCCTGGCTGGCCAGCTGGTGGCTCCCCCCGTGCGGACCGGCTCGGCAGGACACGCCTGGGTCTCTCTGGATGAGCACTGCCACCTGCACTACGAGATCGTGGTGGGCGGGCTTGGCAGGGCGGAGGACGTGGCTGTCAGCGCCCACCTGCATGGCGTGGCCCAGCTGGGGGAGCGCAGCCATGAGCACACCCGGCTTCTCAAGGGCTTCTACGGCACAGAG GCCCAGGGTGTGGTGAAGGACCTGGACGCAGAGCTGCTGCgccacctggcccagggctcagccTTCCTGCAAGTCAGCACCAAAGTCAACCCCCGCGGTGAGATGCGGGGCAGG GTGCACATCCCCAACCAGTGCGAGTCGGGGGGCATCCGGCTGGCCCCGGGGCAGGACGATCTCCAAGAGGAGCCCAAGGACCCCGAGCAGCTGAAGAAGGATCCCAACTCCTGCTTCTTCGAGGGGCAGCACCGAGCCCACGGCTCTCGCTGGGCCCCGGCCTACGACAGgaagtgctccctctgcagctgccag AAGCGCACGGTGATCTGCGACCCagtcctctgccagcccctgaacTGCACCCAGCAGGTTCACCTGGAGGACCGATGCTGCCCTGTCTGTGAAG agaggaaggagggccaggaaGAGCTGAGCGTGGAGAAGGCCCGGGACAGCAGCGAGG GCTGCTACTTTGACGGTGACAAGACATGGCGAGGAGCCGGCACCCGGTGGCACCCGGTGGTGCCCCCCTTTGGCCTGATCAAATGTGCCATCTGCACCTGCAAG GGAGCGACGGGGGAAGTGTACTGTGAGAAGGTGCAGTGTCCACGCCTGTCCTGCAGCAACCCCATCCGAGTCAGCCCGTCCGACTGCTGCAGGCAGTGCCCAG ctccgGAGAAGAGCCCCCCCGAGCTGTCGGACATGATGCAGGCGGACGGACCCCGCGCCTGCCGGTTTGGGCGCCAGTGGTACATGAACAACGAGAGCTGGCACCCCACGGTGCCCCCCTTCGGGGAGATGAAATGCATCACCTGCTGgtgtgtg TCCGGGGAGACCCACTGCCAGCGCCAGGAATGTTCCCCGGCTTCCTGCTCCAGCAATGCCAAGAAAGAGAGCCACTGTTGCGCCCGGTGCCGGG CCCCAGAAGAAGCCCAGGAGAAGTTCAGAGCTGATGCCTCGAAGGCCTGGAGCCGCTAG
- the CHRD gene encoding chordin isoform X2: MAPPLLAWLLPLALCPAPAAAPRPKPLLPIQPERDPLPAKGAAGCSFGGRFYALEDTWHPDLGEPFGVMHCVVCYCEPRNRRGKPTGKVSCKNIKHDCPALPCSDPVLLPGHCCHTCPKAPPSLPEKRPEPLFDSFGYFQDKEGDLHRSYNDRSYLSSEDLAQDESRTGTGELTSVPLWRRAARRAAGPAEAGGRDFVALLTSGGEPWLPLSSAVAKARLTLVRANLLFSINYERLGRPSRIRFSDPEGNVLFEHPVQKSVSLQDGTICGMWRNLHKPSLRLLKAERLHISLVTKSQPAGEIQGQIIRHRALFAETFSAILTSVDPTQMGTGGIAMLTLSDTENNLHFILMAKGLLEPGDKEFPWVSLTVRILHQTRVLREVRANITTQDPDFAEVLSDLSSREMLWLAQGQLKLTAETEGRRRRQISGYITARKSCDTLQSVLCGGDALIPTKTGAVGSAKLALHENGTLGYQVQVVGTASEVLSITLETKPRRRNKRSILFDMTPSYKEGLASGTWQHMSARDAHMLLQSELFLNVATKDFVEGEVRGQIRSLLYSSLLARYTELPVPLAGQLVAPPVRTGSAGHAWVSLDEHCHLHYEIVVGGLGRAEDVAVSAHLHGVAQLGERSHEHTRLLKGFYGTEAQGVVKDLDAELLRHLAQGSAFLQVSTKVNPRGEMRGRVHIPNQCESGGIRLAPGQDDLQEEPKDPEQLKKDPNSCFFEGQHRAHGSRWAPAYDRKCSLCSCQKRTVICDPVLCQPLNCTQQVHLEDRCCPVCEERKEGQEELSVEKARDSSEGCYFDGDKTWRGAGTRWHPVVPPFGLIKCAICTCKGATGEVYCEKVQCPRLSCSNPIRVSPSDCCRQCPAPEKSPPELSDMMQADGPRACRFGRQWYMNNESWHPTVPPFGEMKCITCWCVSGETHCQRQECSPASCSSNAKKESHCCARCRAPEEAQEKFRADASKAWSR, from the exons ATGGCCCCGccgctgctggcctggctgctgccgctCGCCCTCTGCCCCGCGCCGGCCGCCGCCCCCCGGCCCAAGCCGCTGCTGCCCATCCAGCCCGAGAGGGACCCGCTCCCGGCCAAGGGCGCGGCAG GCTGCTCCTTCGGAGGTCGGTTCTATGCCCTGGAGGACACTTGGCACCCGGACCTGGGCGAGCCGTTTGGGGTGATGCACTGTGTGGTCTGCTACTGTGAGCCG AGGAATCGCCGAGGGAAACCAACGGGCAAAGTCAGCTGTAAGAATATTAAGCACGActgtcctgccctgccatgcAGTGATCCTGTCCTGCTGCCGGGACACTGCTGCCACACCTGCCCAAAGG cccctcccagcctcccgGAGAAGAGGCCCGAGCCCCTCTTCGACAGCTTCGGGTATTTCCAGGACAAGGAGGGTGACTTGCACAGGAGTTACAACGACCGTTCCTACCTGAGTTCAGAGGACCTGGCCCAGGATGAGAGCCGCACCGGTACTGGAGAGCTGACCTCGGTGCCCTTGTGGAGGAGGGCGGCCAGGAGGGCCGCGGGCCCAGCAGAGGCAGGAGGACGG GACTTTGTGGCCTTGCTCACCAGTGGGGGAGAGCCGTGGCTGCCCCTGTCCAGTGCCGTGGCTAAGGCCAGGCTCACCCTCGTGCGCGCCAACCTGCTCTTCTCCATCAACTACGAAAG GCTGGGCCGGCCGAGCCGTATCCGCTTCAGCGACCCCGAGGGCAACGTGCTCTTTGAGCACCCGGTGCAGAAGAGCGTCTCCCTGCAGGATGGCACG atttGCGGCATGTGGCGGAACCTGCACAAGCCCTCCCTCCGGCTGCTGAAGGCCGAGCGGCTCCACATCTCCCTGGTCACCAAGTCCCAGCCTGCTGGCGAGATCCAAGGCCAGATCATCAGGCACCGGGCCCTCTTTGCAG AGACCTTCAGCGCCATCCTGACCTCTGTGGACCCGACCCAGATGGGCACGGGGGGCATCGCCATGCTGACCCTGAGCGACACCGAGAACAACCTGCACTTCATCCTCATGGCCAAGGGGCTGCTGGAGCCGGGGGACAAAG AATTTCCCTGGGTCTCACTCACGGTCCGGATCCTGCACCAGACCCGGGTGCTGCGGGAGGTCCGGGCCAATATCACCACGCAG GACCCCGACTTCGCAGAGGTGCTGAGCGACCTGTCGAGCCGCGAGATGCTGTGGCTCGCGCAGGGGCAGCTGAAGCTCACGGCAGAGACGGAGGGCAGGCGCCGGCGGCAGATCTCCGGCTACATCACTGCCCGGAAGAGCTGTGACA CCCTCCAGAGCGTGCTGTGCGGAGGAGATGCCCTGATCCCAACCAAGACGGGGGCAGTGGGCTCGGCCAAGCTGGCGCTGCACGAGAACGGGACGCTGGGGTACCAG GTCCAGGTCGTGGGGACGGCGAGCGAGGTCCTCAGCATCACCCTGGAGACCAAGCCGCGGAGGAGGAACAAACGCAGCATCCTCTTTGACATGACGCCCAGCTACAAGGAGGGGCTG GCCAGCGGGACCTGGCAGCACATGAGCGCCCGAGACGCCCACATGTTACTGCAGAGCGAGCTCTTCCTCAACGTGGCCACCAAGGACTTTGTGGAGGGGGAGGTGCGGGGGCAGATCCGCTCCCTGCTGTACAGCAGCCTCCTGGCACGATATACAG AGCTGCCCGTCCCCCTGGCTGGCCAGCTGGTGGCTCCCCCCGTGCGGACCGGCTCGGCAGGACACGCCTGGGTCTCTCTGGATGAGCACTGCCACCTGCACTACGAGATCGTGGTGGGCGGGCTTGGCAGGGCGGAGGACGTGGCTGTCAGCGCCCACCTGCATGGCGTGGCCCAGCTGGGGGAGCGCAGCCATGAGCACACCCGGCTTCTCAAGGGCTTCTACGGCACAGAG GCCCAGGGTGTGGTGAAGGACCTGGACGCAGAGCTGCTGCgccacctggcccagggctcagccTTCCTGCAAGTCAGCACCAAAGTCAACCCCCGCGGTGAGATGCGGGGCAGG GTGCACATCCCCAACCAGTGCGAGTCGGGGGGCATCCGGCTGGCCCCGGGGCAGGACGATCTCCAAGAGGAGCCCAAGGACCCCGAGCAGCTGAAGAAGGATCCCAACTCCTGCTTCTTCGAGGGGCAGCACCGAGCCCACGGCTCTCGCTGGGCCCCGGCCTACGACAGgaagtgctccctctgcagctgccag AAGCGCACGGTGATCTGCGACCCagtcctctgccagcccctgaacTGCACCCAGCAGGTTCACCTGGAGGACCGATGCTGCCCTGTCTGTGAAG agaggaaggagggccaggaaGAGCTGAGCGTGGAGAAGGCCCGGGACAGCAGCGAGG GCTGCTACTTTGACGGTGACAAGACATGGCGAGGAGCCGGCACCCGGTGGCACCCGGTGGTGCCCCCCTTTGGCCTGATCAAATGTGCCATCTGCACCTGCAAG GGAGCGACGGGGGAAGTGTACTGTGAGAAGGTGCAGTGTCCACGCCTGTCCTGCAGCAACCCCATCCGAGTCAGCCCGTCCGACTGCTGCAGGCAGTGCCCAG ctccgGAGAAGAGCCCCCCCGAGCTGTCGGACATGATGCAGGCGGACGGACCCCGCGCCTGCCGGTTTGGGCGCCAGTGGTACATGAACAACGAGAGCTGGCACCCCACGGTGCCCCCCTTCGGGGAGATGAAATGCATCACCTGCTGgtgtgtg TCCGGGGAGACCCACTGCCAGCGCCAGGAATGTTCCCCGGCTTCCTGCTCCAGCAATGCCAAGAAAGAGAGCCACTGTTGCGCCCGGTGCCGGG CCCCAGAAGAAGCCCAGGAGAAGTTCAGAGCTGATGCCTCGAAGGCCTGGAGCCGCTAG
- the CHRD gene encoding chordin isoform X1: MAPPLLAWLLPLALCPAPAAAPRPKPLLPIQPERDPLPAKGAAGCSFGGRFYALEDTWHPDLGEPFGVMHCVVCYCEPQRNRRGKPTGKVSCKNIKHDCPALPCSDPVLLPGHCCHTCPKAPPSLPEKRPEPLFDSFGYFQDKEGDLHRSYNDRSYLSSEDLAQDESRTGTGELTSVPLWRRAARRAAGPAEAGGRDFVALLTSGGEPWLPLSSAVAKARLTLVRANLLFSINYERLGRPSRIRFSDPEGNVLFEHPVQKSVSLQDGTICGMWRNLHKPSLRLLKAERLHISLVTKSQPAGEIQGQIIRHRALFAETFSAILTSVDPTQMGTGGIAMLTLSDTENNLHFILMAKGLLEPGDKEFPWVSLTVRILHQTRVLREVRANITTQDPDFAEVLSDLSSREMLWLAQGQLKLTAETEGRRRRQISGYITARKSCDTLQSVLCGGDALIPTKTGAVGSAKLALHENGTLGYQVQVVGTASEVLSITLETKPRRRNKRSILFDMTPSYKEGLASGTWQHMSARDAHMLLQSELFLNVATKDFVEGEVRGQIRSLLYSSLLARYTELPVPLAGQLVAPPVRTGSAGHAWVSLDEHCHLHYEIVVGGLGRAEDVAVSAHLHGVAQLGERSHEHTRLLKGFYGTEAQGVVKDLDAELLRHLAQGSAFLQVSTKVNPRGEMRGRVHIPNQCESGGIRLAPGQDDLQEEPKDPEQLKKDPNSCFFEGQHRAHGSRWAPAYDRKCSLCSCQKRTVICDPVLCQPLNCTQQVHLEDRCCPVCEERKEGQEELSVEKARDSSEGCYFDGDKTWRGAGTRWHPVVPPFGLIKCAICTCKGATGEVYCEKVQCPRLSCSNPIRVSPSDCCRQCPAPEKSPPELSDMMQADGPRACRFGRQWYMNNESWHPTVPPFGEMKCITCWCVSGETHCQRQECSPASCSSNAKKESHCCARCRAPEEAQEKFRADASKAWSR; the protein is encoded by the exons ATGGCCCCGccgctgctggcctggctgctgccgctCGCCCTCTGCCCCGCGCCGGCCGCCGCCCCCCGGCCCAAGCCGCTGCTGCCCATCCAGCCCGAGAGGGACCCGCTCCCGGCCAAGGGCGCGGCAG GCTGCTCCTTCGGAGGTCGGTTCTATGCCCTGGAGGACACTTGGCACCCGGACCTGGGCGAGCCGTTTGGGGTGATGCACTGTGTGGTCTGCTACTGTGAGCCG CAGAGGAATCGCCGAGGGAAACCAACGGGCAAAGTCAGCTGTAAGAATATTAAGCACGActgtcctgccctgccatgcAGTGATCCTGTCCTGCTGCCGGGACACTGCTGCCACACCTGCCCAAAGG cccctcccagcctcccgGAGAAGAGGCCCGAGCCCCTCTTCGACAGCTTCGGGTATTTCCAGGACAAGGAGGGTGACTTGCACAGGAGTTACAACGACCGTTCCTACCTGAGTTCAGAGGACCTGGCCCAGGATGAGAGCCGCACCGGTACTGGAGAGCTGACCTCGGTGCCCTTGTGGAGGAGGGCGGCCAGGAGGGCCGCGGGCCCAGCAGAGGCAGGAGGACGG GACTTTGTGGCCTTGCTCACCAGTGGGGGAGAGCCGTGGCTGCCCCTGTCCAGTGCCGTGGCTAAGGCCAGGCTCACCCTCGTGCGCGCCAACCTGCTCTTCTCCATCAACTACGAAAG GCTGGGCCGGCCGAGCCGTATCCGCTTCAGCGACCCCGAGGGCAACGTGCTCTTTGAGCACCCGGTGCAGAAGAGCGTCTCCCTGCAGGATGGCACG atttGCGGCATGTGGCGGAACCTGCACAAGCCCTCCCTCCGGCTGCTGAAGGCCGAGCGGCTCCACATCTCCCTGGTCACCAAGTCCCAGCCTGCTGGCGAGATCCAAGGCCAGATCATCAGGCACCGGGCCCTCTTTGCAG AGACCTTCAGCGCCATCCTGACCTCTGTGGACCCGACCCAGATGGGCACGGGGGGCATCGCCATGCTGACCCTGAGCGACACCGAGAACAACCTGCACTTCATCCTCATGGCCAAGGGGCTGCTGGAGCCGGGGGACAAAG AATTTCCCTGGGTCTCACTCACGGTCCGGATCCTGCACCAGACCCGGGTGCTGCGGGAGGTCCGGGCCAATATCACCACGCAG GACCCCGACTTCGCAGAGGTGCTGAGCGACCTGTCGAGCCGCGAGATGCTGTGGCTCGCGCAGGGGCAGCTGAAGCTCACGGCAGAGACGGAGGGCAGGCGCCGGCGGCAGATCTCCGGCTACATCACTGCCCGGAAGAGCTGTGACA CCCTCCAGAGCGTGCTGTGCGGAGGAGATGCCCTGATCCCAACCAAGACGGGGGCAGTGGGCTCGGCCAAGCTGGCGCTGCACGAGAACGGGACGCTGGGGTACCAG GTCCAGGTCGTGGGGACGGCGAGCGAGGTCCTCAGCATCACCCTGGAGACCAAGCCGCGGAGGAGGAACAAACGCAGCATCCTCTTTGACATGACGCCCAGCTACAAGGAGGGGCTG GCCAGCGGGACCTGGCAGCACATGAGCGCCCGAGACGCCCACATGTTACTGCAGAGCGAGCTCTTCCTCAACGTGGCCACCAAGGACTTTGTGGAGGGGGAGGTGCGGGGGCAGATCCGCTCCCTGCTGTACAGCAGCCTCCTGGCACGATATACAG AGCTGCCCGTCCCCCTGGCTGGCCAGCTGGTGGCTCCCCCCGTGCGGACCGGCTCGGCAGGACACGCCTGGGTCTCTCTGGATGAGCACTGCCACCTGCACTACGAGATCGTGGTGGGCGGGCTTGGCAGGGCGGAGGACGTGGCTGTCAGCGCCCACCTGCATGGCGTGGCCCAGCTGGGGGAGCGCAGCCATGAGCACACCCGGCTTCTCAAGGGCTTCTACGGCACAGAG GCCCAGGGTGTGGTGAAGGACCTGGACGCAGAGCTGCTGCgccacctggcccagggctcagccTTCCTGCAAGTCAGCACCAAAGTCAACCCCCGCGGTGAGATGCGGGGCAGG GTGCACATCCCCAACCAGTGCGAGTCGGGGGGCATCCGGCTGGCCCCGGGGCAGGACGATCTCCAAGAGGAGCCCAAGGACCCCGAGCAGCTGAAGAAGGATCCCAACTCCTGCTTCTTCGAGGGGCAGCACCGAGCCCACGGCTCTCGCTGGGCCCCGGCCTACGACAGgaagtgctccctctgcagctgccag AAGCGCACGGTGATCTGCGACCCagtcctctgccagcccctgaacTGCACCCAGCAGGTTCACCTGGAGGACCGATGCTGCCCTGTCTGTGAAG agaggaaggagggccaggaaGAGCTGAGCGTGGAGAAGGCCCGGGACAGCAGCGAGG GCTGCTACTTTGACGGTGACAAGACATGGCGAGGAGCCGGCACCCGGTGGCACCCGGTGGTGCCCCCCTTTGGCCTGATCAAATGTGCCATCTGCACCTGCAAG GGAGCGACGGGGGAAGTGTACTGTGAGAAGGTGCAGTGTCCACGCCTGTCCTGCAGCAACCCCATCCGAGTCAGCCCGTCCGACTGCTGCAGGCAGTGCCCAG ctccgGAGAAGAGCCCCCCCGAGCTGTCGGACATGATGCAGGCGGACGGACCCCGCGCCTGCCGGTTTGGGCGCCAGTGGTACATGAACAACGAGAGCTGGCACCCCACGGTGCCCCCCTTCGGGGAGATGAAATGCATCACCTGCTGgtgtgtg TCCGGGGAGACCCACTGCCAGCGCCAGGAATGTTCCCCGGCTTCCTGCTCCAGCAATGCCAAGAAAGAGAGCCACTGTTGCGCCCGGTGCCGGG CCCCAGAAGAAGCCCAGGAGAAGTTCAGAGCTGATGCCTCGAAGGCCTGGAGCCGCTAG